The following are encoded in a window of Corynebacterium marinum DSM 44953 genomic DNA:
- a CDS encoding ABC transporter ATP-binding protein: MIHVEALTKDYGPVRAVEDLTFTVQPGIVTGFLGPNGAGKSTTMRMIVGLDAPTSGTALVDARPYRDLRRPLTVVGSLLDAKAVHPNRTAANHLRWLAQSNGIPPERVDEVLGLVGLTDVARKKTGGFSLGMGQRLGLAAALLGDPKILVLDEPVNGLDPEGIRWVRDLLKALAAEGRTVFISSHLLSEMALTADRLIVIGRGRLVADTSTAEFIREHSASTVVVRSERLAEFAEHLTRAGLSPVQVPGPALEVADATTEQVGSLAFTGGFRLQELSMRQASLEDAFMDSTGAAVQYHARKAAG; this comes from the coding sequence ATGATCCACGTTGAAGCTCTGACCAAGGACTATGGTCCGGTTCGGGCCGTCGAGGACCTCACCTTCACGGTGCAGCCCGGCATTGTCACCGGGTTCCTCGGTCCCAACGGGGCGGGCAAGTCGACCACCATGCGGATGATCGTCGGCCTGGATGCCCCGACCTCGGGCACCGCGCTGGTCGACGCCCGCCCCTACCGCGACCTCCGCCGTCCCCTCACCGTGGTCGGTTCGCTTCTCGACGCGAAAGCGGTCCACCCCAACCGCACCGCCGCGAATCATCTGCGGTGGCTGGCGCAGTCCAACGGTATCCCGCCGGAGCGGGTGGACGAGGTGCTGGGGCTGGTGGGCCTGACGGATGTCGCCCGCAAGAAGACCGGGGGTTTCTCCCTCGGCATGGGGCAGCGCCTGGGGCTCGCCGCGGCCTTGCTGGGCGACCCGAAGATCCTCGTCCTGGACGAACCGGTCAACGGTCTCGACCCGGAGGGGATCCGCTGGGTACGAGACCTGCTCAAGGCGCTGGCGGCGGAGGGACGGACGGTGTTCATTTCCTCTCACCTGCTCTCCGAGATGGCGCTGACCGCCGACCGGCTCATCGTCATCGGCCGCGGGCGGCTGGTGGCGGACACCTCGACGGCGGAGTTCATCCGGGAGCATTCGGCGTCGACGGTGGTGGTTCGCAGCGAACGTCTGGCGGAGTTCGCGGAGCATCTCACCCGCGCCGGGCTCAGCCCGGTGCAGGTACCCGGGCCGGCGCTCGAGGTGGCGGACGCCACCACCGAGCAGGTGGGCTCGCTGGCGTTCACCGGGGGGTTCCGTCTGCAGGAACTGTCGATGCGGCAGGCGTCGCTGGAGGATGCGTTCATGGATTCCACGGGCGCTGCGGTGCAGTACCACGCGCGGAAGGCGGCGGGTTAG
- a CDS encoding NUDIX domain-containing protein — protein MNGDGNGWAAGPGGVKVWGRHGAAGLMLLAGGEDPMVLMQHRAVWTNNGGTWALPGGARDSHESTADAAVRETVEECSIDPSLVEVLGEVVTAGPYPADPRQPELAGGWTYTTVLARTVSGRTLKTFGNEESLDLRWVPLSKIGELPLMPAFADALPGLVQEIGRLRP, from the coding sequence ATGAACGGTGACGGAAACGGGTGGGCCGCAGGTCCCGGCGGCGTGAAGGTGTGGGGCCGCCACGGCGCGGCGGGGCTCATGCTCCTGGCCGGCGGCGAGGACCCGATGGTGCTGATGCAGCACCGTGCGGTGTGGACGAACAACGGCGGCACGTGGGCGTTGCCGGGCGGCGCGCGTGACTCGCACGAGTCGACGGCGGACGCCGCGGTGAGGGAGACGGTGGAGGAGTGCTCCATCGACCCGTCGCTCGTCGAGGTGCTCGGGGAGGTGGTCACCGCGGGGCCGTACCCGGCGGATCCGCGCCAGCCGGAGCTCGCCGGCGGATGGACGTACACGACCGTCCTCGCCCGGACGGTGTCGGGGCGGACGCTGAAGACGTTCGGCAACGAAGAATCCCTCGACCTGCGGTGGGTGCCGCTGTCGAAGATCGGGGAGCTGCCGCTCATGCCCGCCTTCGCCGATGCGCTCCCGGGACTTGTTCAGGAAATTGGCAGGCTCCGTCCCTAG
- a CDS encoding glutamate ABC transporter substrate-binding protein, whose translation MRRFPLLLAAALLLSSCSLPGLDLPRDPAGPDPAQPARPLAQAYGPPLPDGATVEEPGEQEPREINTWDITGSLRPEPGEVNLEETIPRIMERGRIIVGVDQSQNLLSYRDGVTGELRGFEVDLAREISRDIFGDPDRVDFRFVESSSRVEALAHREVDMIIRTMTVTRTRQQDVAFSTPYLTSDSRLLVMRNSDIEDVSQLPGRTVCVTDGSTALEKARMYAPQSRILKTRSWADCLVALQQNQTDAILSDDTILSGIAAQDPYTTIIGSSLASESYAVAMPIPGDEYDSSGLIRQVNTTIERIREDGTWWRLYDRWFAVYLATSGPPPLSYRPEAAAQEETP comes from the coding sequence ATGCGCCGATTCCCGCTCCTCCTCGCGGCCGCTCTCCTGCTGAGCAGTTGTTCCCTGCCCGGCCTCGATCTCCCGCGCGACCCTGCGGGCCCGGACCCCGCCCAGCCCGCCCGGCCCCTGGCGCAGGCCTACGGACCGCCGCTGCCCGACGGCGCGACCGTGGAGGAGCCCGGCGAACAGGAACCCCGCGAGATCAACACCTGGGACATCACCGGTTCGCTACGGCCGGAACCGGGCGAGGTCAACCTGGAGGAGACCATCCCCCGCATCATGGAACGCGGCCGCATCATCGTCGGTGTCGACCAGTCCCAGAACCTGCTGAGCTACCGCGACGGAGTGACAGGAGAACTCCGGGGCTTCGAGGTCGACCTCGCCCGGGAAATTTCCCGCGACATCTTCGGCGATCCCGACCGCGTCGACTTCCGCTTCGTCGAATCCTCCTCGCGCGTCGAGGCGCTGGCCCACCGTGAAGTCGACATGATCATCCGCACCATGACCGTCACCCGCACCCGCCAGCAGGACGTCGCCTTCTCCACCCCGTACCTGACCAGCGACTCCCGCCTGCTGGTGATGCGCAACTCCGACATCGAGGACGTGAGCCAGCTGCCCGGCCGCACCGTGTGCGTCACCGACGGTTCGACCGCGTTGGAGAAGGCCCGGATGTACGCCCCGCAGTCCAGGATCCTCAAGACCCGCAGCTGGGCCGACTGCCTCGTCGCGCTCCAGCAGAACCAGACCGACGCGATCCTCTCCGACGACACCATCCTCTCCGGCATCGCCGCCCAGGACCCCTACACCACCATCATCGGCAGCTCGCTGGCCTCCGAGTCCTACGCCGTCGCCATGCCCATCCCCGGCGACGAGTACGACTCCTCCGGCCTCATCCGGCAGGTCAACACCACCATTGAAAGGATCCGCGAGGACGGGACGTGGTGGCGCCTCTACGACCGGTGGTTCGCCGTGTACCTGGCGACCTCCGGCCCGCCACCCCTGTCCTACCGCCCCGAGGCCGCCGCCCAGGAGGAGACACCGTGA
- a CDS encoding FAD-dependent oxidoreductase: MSRPLRVAVVGAGPAGIYASDLLVKSGEDVTVDLFERMPAPFGLIRYGVAPDHPRIKGIVKSLHAVLEKPEIRLLGNIEVGKDITVDEMREYYDAVVFSTGATGDRELRIPGSQLEGSHGAGEFVGFYDGNPDFSRDWDLSAEKVGVIGVGNVALDVARVLAKTADELKVTEIPDNVYDNLSRSAVTEVHVFGRRGPAQAKFTPLELKELDHSENVEVIVDPEDIDYDEASEAARRESKSVDLVCQTLEGYAIREPKGATHKLYLHFFESPVEILGEDGRVVGLKTERTELDGTGNVHGTGKFTTWDVQAVYRAVGYRSEAVEGVPFDAERAVIPNDGGRVLDPSTEAPVQGLYATGWIKRGPVGLIGNTKSDAKDTTTMLLEDFNAGRLSAPAKPEPQAVLELLDARGIAVTTWEGWRNLDAAERSLGEAEGRERKKIVEWDEMVVSSHPEYEI, encoded by the coding sequence ATGTCCCGACCCCTGCGCGTCGCCGTAGTCGGAGCCGGCCCGGCCGGTATCTATGCCTCGGATCTGCTCGTCAAGTCCGGGGAGGACGTGACCGTCGACCTCTTCGAGCGCATGCCCGCCCCCTTCGGCCTCATCCGGTACGGCGTCGCCCCGGACCACCCGCGCATCAAGGGAATCGTCAAATCCCTCCACGCGGTGCTGGAGAAGCCGGAGATCCGCCTGCTGGGCAACATCGAGGTGGGCAAGGACATCACCGTCGACGAGATGCGCGAGTACTACGACGCCGTCGTCTTCTCCACCGGCGCCACCGGCGACCGCGAACTGCGGATCCCGGGATCGCAGCTGGAGGGCTCCCACGGCGCCGGCGAATTCGTCGGCTTCTACGACGGCAACCCTGACTTCTCCCGCGACTGGGACCTCTCCGCCGAGAAGGTCGGCGTGATCGGTGTGGGCAACGTCGCCCTCGACGTCGCCCGGGTCCTCGCCAAGACCGCCGACGAGCTCAAGGTCACCGAGATCCCGGACAACGTCTACGACAACCTGTCCCGCAGCGCGGTCACGGAGGTCCACGTCTTCGGGCGCCGCGGCCCGGCCCAGGCGAAGTTCACCCCCTTGGAACTCAAGGAGCTCGACCACTCCGAGAACGTCGAGGTCATCGTCGACCCGGAGGACATCGACTACGACGAGGCGTCCGAGGCCGCCCGCCGCGAGTCAAAGTCAGTGGACCTGGTGTGCCAGACCCTGGAGGGTTACGCCATCCGCGAACCGAAGGGCGCCACCCACAAGCTTTACCTGCACTTCTTCGAGTCCCCCGTGGAGATCCTCGGCGAGGACGGCCGCGTCGTCGGACTGAAGACCGAACGCACCGAGCTGGACGGCACCGGCAACGTCCATGGCACCGGGAAGTTCACCACCTGGGATGTCCAGGCGGTGTACCGCGCCGTCGGTTACCGCTCCGAGGCCGTCGAAGGCGTGCCTTTCGACGCCGAGCGTGCCGTCATCCCCAACGACGGCGGCCGGGTCCTCGACCCCTCCACCGAGGCACCGGTCCAGGGGCTGTACGCCACCGGCTGGATCAAGCGCGGCCCCGTCGGCCTGATCGGCAACACCAAGTCCGACGCAAAGGACACGACGACCATGCTGCTCGAGGACTTCAACGCGGGCCGCCTGAGTGCCCCGGCAAAGCCTGAGCCCCAGGCCGTCCTGGAGCTTCTCGACGCCCGCGGGATCGCCGTCACCACCTGGGAAGGCTGGCGCAACCTCGACGCCGCCGAGCGTTCACTCGGCGAGGCCGAGGGCCGGGAGCGCAAGAAGATCGTCGAGTGGGACGAGATGGTCGTCTCCTCGCACCCCGAGTACGAGATCTAG
- a CDS encoding amidohydrolase, whose product MTIQNIVSHLDTTRSAREELYKEFHRIPELSLQEHKTSAKIRGELDRIGVDELNPVGRTGLVAILRNGDGPVVAMRADIDGLPMAEQSGKDYSAEGVTQVDENTGVETPVAHTCGHDVHIMSLLGALEALAAARGEWSGTFVGVFQPAEEIAAGAQDMVDNDIAAKMPTPDVYLGQHVLGMVPGGAVGTRRGPLFSQAASIKITIYGKGSHGAMPNLGVDPIVLGASIVTRLQTIISREVAPKETAVVTVGSFHAGTKSNIIPDSAILLLNTRAYNAEVSASLHEAIERIVKAECEASRSPREPEFEYFDVYPLTNNDDDVTDTVAAAFDDFFGENSVEMGPVPASEDFSVIPDSLGVPYTFWGLGGFADTATAPGNHSPFFAPDIQPTLDRGAEAIIVAASPWLLKEN is encoded by the coding sequence ATGACAATCCAGAACATCGTTTCCCATCTCGACACCACCAGAAGCGCCCGCGAAGAGCTGTACAAGGAATTCCACCGAATCCCGGAGCTCTCCCTCCAGGAACACAAGACCTCGGCGAAGATCCGGGGAGAGCTCGACCGCATCGGCGTCGACGAGCTCAACCCGGTCGGCAGGACCGGCCTGGTCGCCATCCTCCGCAACGGTGACGGCCCCGTTGTCGCGATGCGCGCCGACATCGACGGACTACCCATGGCCGAGCAGTCCGGCAAGGACTACTCAGCCGAGGGAGTGACCCAAGTCGACGAGAACACCGGTGTGGAAACGCCGGTCGCGCACACCTGCGGCCACGATGTGCACATCATGTCCCTGCTCGGCGCCCTCGAGGCCCTGGCCGCCGCCCGCGGAGAGTGGTCCGGCACCTTCGTCGGCGTCTTCCAGCCGGCCGAGGAGATCGCGGCCGGCGCCCAGGACATGGTGGACAACGACATCGCCGCCAAGATGCCCACCCCGGACGTCTACCTGGGCCAGCACGTGCTCGGGATGGTCCCGGGCGGGGCTGTCGGCACCCGCCGCGGCCCGCTGTTCTCCCAGGCGGCCTCGATCAAGATCACCATCTACGGAAAAGGCTCCCACGGCGCGATGCCCAACCTCGGCGTCGACCCGATCGTCCTGGGCGCATCCATCGTCACCCGCCTGCAGACCATCATCTCCCGCGAGGTCGCGCCCAAGGAGACCGCGGTGGTGACCGTCGGCTCCTTCCACGCCGGCACGAAATCCAACATCATTCCGGATTCGGCGATCCTGCTGCTCAACACTCGCGCCTACAACGCCGAGGTCAGCGCCTCGCTGCACGAGGCGATCGAGAGGATCGTCAAGGCGGAGTGCGAAGCCTCCCGCAGCCCGCGGGAACCGGAGTTCGAGTACTTCGACGTCTACCCGCTGACCAACAACGACGACGACGTGACGGACACTGTCGCCGCCGCCTTCGACGACTTCTTCGGTGAGAACTCCGTCGAGATGGGTCCCGTGCCCGCCTCCGAGGACTTCTCCGTCATCCCGGATTCCCTGGGTGTGCCGTACACCTTCTGGGGCCTCGGCGGGTTCGCCGACACCGCGACCGCGCCCGGCAACCACTCCCCCTTCTTCGCACCCGACATCCAGCCCACACTCGACCGCGGCGCTGAAGCCATCATCGTCGCCGCGTCCCCGTGGCTCCTGAAGGAGAACTGA
- the pta gene encoding phosphate acetyltransferase, translated as MSGPRSALLSVVNRNFDGVDIDGLAASLGLSVRRLDDYEPKVGPIYAASLVDDEPVLVVGTGNLHFDSEVAAALGLPIILLADAKGRHVHLAERHAKELDAVIAAAVTEDGLRDIVKLKEALKVEVHPVMSPPVFETWLLGRAKAANAHVVLPEGEDDRILLAAGELLEQDIVELTILGDPAEIENRADELGIDLSHAHVINHLTSPLLDDFAEEFVELRKAKGVTLDEARETMKDISYFGTMMVHKGLADGMVSGAAHTTAHTIKPSFQIIKTTPETSVVSSIFLMVFRGHVWAFGDCAVNPNPTAEQLGEIAVVSARTAAQFGIEPRVAMLSYSTGSSGSGPDVDRAIEALHAAKRIDPELAVDGPLQFDAAVDPGVARKKMPDSDVAGHANVFVFPDLEAGNIGYKTAQRTGGALAIGPILQGLNKPVNDLSRGATVPDIVNTVAITAIQAGGN; from the coding sequence ATGTCTGGCCCTCGATCAGCACTGCTCAGCGTCGTCAACCGCAACTTCGACGGAGTCGATATTGACGGACTCGCCGCTTCTCTCGGTCTCAGCGTCCGCCGTCTCGACGACTACGAGCCGAAGGTCGGTCCCATCTACGCAGCCAGCCTCGTCGACGACGAGCCGGTTCTGGTTGTCGGTACCGGAAACCTCCACTTCGACTCCGAGGTCGCAGCCGCTCTCGGCCTCCCGATCATTCTCCTCGCCGACGCCAAGGGCCGCCACGTCCACCTCGCGGAGCGCCACGCCAAGGAGCTCGACGCGGTCATCGCCGCGGCGGTCACGGAGGACGGCCTGCGCGACATCGTGAAGCTCAAGGAAGCCCTCAAGGTCGAGGTCCACCCCGTCATGTCGCCTCCGGTGTTCGAGACGTGGCTGCTGGGCCGCGCCAAGGCCGCCAATGCGCACGTCGTTCTGCCGGAGGGGGAGGACGACCGCATCCTCCTCGCCGCCGGCGAGCTCCTGGAGCAGGACATCGTCGAACTCACCATCCTCGGCGACCCGGCGGAGATCGAGAACCGCGCCGACGAGCTCGGCATCGACCTCTCCCACGCGCACGTGATCAACCACCTCACCTCCCCGCTGCTGGACGACTTCGCCGAAGAGTTCGTCGAGCTGCGCAAGGCCAAGGGCGTGACCCTCGACGAGGCGCGCGAAACCATGAAGGACATCTCCTACTTCGGCACCATGATGGTGCACAAGGGTCTTGCCGACGGCATGGTCTCCGGCGCGGCCCACACCACGGCGCACACGATCAAGCCCTCCTTCCAGATCATCAAGACCACCCCCGAGACCTCCGTGGTCTCGTCGATCTTCCTCATGGTCTTCCGCGGCCATGTCTGGGCCTTCGGCGACTGCGCCGTCAACCCGAACCCCACCGCCGAGCAGCTGGGTGAGATCGCCGTGGTCTCCGCCAGGACTGCCGCGCAGTTCGGCATCGAACCGCGGGTCGCCATGCTCTCCTACTCCACCGGTTCCTCCGGCTCCGGCCCCGACGTCGACCGCGCCATCGAGGCGCTGCACGCCGCCAAGCGCATCGATCCGGAGCTCGCCGTCGACGGCCCGCTGCAGTTCGACGCCGCGGTGGACCCGGGCGTGGCACGCAAGAAGATGCCGGACTCCGACGTCGCCGGCCACGCCAACGTCTTCGTGTTCCCCGACCTCGAGGCCGGCAACATCGGTTACAAGACAGCGCAGCGCACCGGCGGCGCCCTCGCCATCGGCCCGATCCTGCAGGGTCTGAACAAGCCCGTCAACGACCTGTCCCGCGGCGCCACCGTCCCGGACATCGTCAACACCGTCGCCATCACCGCCATCCAGGCCGGAGGAAACTAA
- a CDS encoding acetate kinase, with the protein MTYALVLNSGSSSIKFQVLDSAAAASDEPLVSGLVEQIGEPNGKLVIKIRGEKYTSEESIPDHSAGLAKAFGIMAEHGVGPKDLDLTAVGHRVVHGGKVFSAPEIINDQVVEMIRDLIPLAPLHNPANVDGIEVAREILPDIPHVAVFDTGFFADLPPAAALYAINGEVAGENGVRRYGFHGTSHEFISQQVPALLGKDPSAVNQIVLHLGNGASASAVKGGHAIDTSMGMTPLAGLVMGTRCGDIDPGIIFHLYRTAGLSIDEIDTLLNKKSGIKGLSGVNDFRQLREMIENGDTDAWSAYNIYIHQLRRYIGSYMIALGRVDAITFTAGVGENAKFVREDALAGLEMYGIQIDKDRNDLPNDGPREISTDESAVKVFVVPTNEELAIAQKATALATAQV; encoded by the coding sequence ATGACCTACGCACTCGTCCTGAACTCCGGTTCCTCGTCCATCAAGTTCCAGGTCCTCGACTCGGCCGCCGCCGCGTCCGACGAGCCGCTGGTCTCCGGCCTCGTCGAGCAGATCGGGGAGCCGAACGGCAAGCTCGTCATCAAGATCCGCGGCGAGAAGTACACCTCCGAGGAGTCGATCCCGGACCACTCCGCCGGACTGGCGAAAGCCTTCGGGATCATGGCGGAGCACGGCGTCGGGCCGAAGGACCTCGACCTCACCGCCGTCGGCCACCGTGTCGTCCACGGCGGCAAGGTGTTCTCCGCGCCCGAGATCATCAACGACCAGGTCGTCGAGATGATCCGCGACCTGATCCCGCTCGCCCCGCTGCACAACCCCGCCAACGTCGACGGCATCGAGGTCGCCCGCGAGATCCTCCCGGACATCCCGCACGTCGCGGTGTTCGACACCGGCTTCTTCGCCGACCTGCCGCCCGCAGCCGCGCTCTACGCCATCAACGGCGAGGTCGCCGGGGAGAACGGGGTACGCCGCTACGGCTTCCACGGCACCTCCCACGAGTTCATCTCCCAGCAGGTCCCCGCGCTCCTGGGCAAGGACCCGTCGGCCGTCAACCAGATTGTCCTGCACCTGGGCAACGGCGCCTCGGCCTCCGCGGTCAAGGGCGGCCACGCCATCGACACCTCCATGGGCATGACCCCGTTGGCGGGTCTGGTCATGGGCACCCGGTGCGGCGACATCGACCCGGGCATCATCTTCCACCTCTACCGCACCGCGGGCCTGAGCATCGACGAGATCGACACCCTGCTCAACAAGAAGTCCGGCATCAAGGGGCTGTCGGGAGTCAACGACTTCCGCCAGCTGCGCGAGATGATCGAGAACGGCGACACCGACGCCTGGTCCGCCTACAACATCTACATCCACCAGCTCCGCCGCTACATCGGCTCGTACATGATCGCGCTCGGCCGCGTCGACGCCATCACCTTCACCGCAGGTGTCGGCGAGAACGCCAAGTTCGTCCGCGAGGACGCGCTGGCCGGCCTGGAGATGTACGGCATCCAGATCGACAAGGATCGCAACGACCTGCCCAACGACGGTCCGCGCGAGATCTCCACCGACGAGTCCGCGGTCAAGGTCTTCGTCGTCCCGACCAACGAGGAACTGGCCATCGCGCAGAAGGCCACCGCCCTGGCCACCGCGCAGGTCTAA
- a CDS encoding serine/threonine protein kinase: MNDRELNFPGDLPESLEPSGTQSVHFDPFADDDDEIDPGIDPGISALIADLGQLRDQHDAQATHATAVGTVGTVAGVGPATAPTAASKRDDTSARARQLALSTFRQRRGTERGDRSIADGMVELPFVVPTRPEDALQDPAEATGVPAPQLKPGDIVASQYEILGVIAHGGMGWIYLANDHFVSERLVVLKGLQSEKSSDEQGAAVAEREFLADITHPGIVKIYNFIDDPRVPGGFIVMEYVGGPSLRSRRNEQPDRALPIDLAIGYIIEILPALDYLHSRGVVYNDLKPDNIVVTEDQVKLIDLGAVSGIGAYGFIYGTKGFQAPEVASHGPSVASDIYTIGRTLASLTIRLPKGDTGAYLPGLPTPGEEPLFRKHLSYYRLLRRCTAEDPARRFRDVDELSTQLHGVLREVIAVRSGLQFPAQHSLFSPQRTTFGTKHLVFRTDQLIDGIDRTVRITAPEVVSALPAPLIDRSDVGAAMLSGSSYTEPQEALETLRQAMKTNDYENSAEIPLGVVRAMLDLGFTGQARTWLSSLEGRLGHDWRFQWYSGVTALLLDDYANAQQHFAEVLSLLPGEAAPKLALAAVDELILQHLGHHHAALLPEKLARSASLLSTSLETVDADVFAGFNPTWTHITQDPAILRFNTIGLYGLVWATNPTTVSSAFGLARQLMAEGQIEMAVAALDRVPQASRHHRMAQLTTILQLISGGLTESRIRRAARRLEEIPTNEPRFLQIKIAVMSAGLNFLRDADVESAASPNDLFDYPFTQRGLRYGLAYTLRQQARQAPFARHRYALVDLANQVRPVTWF, translated from the coding sequence GTGAACGACCGCGAGCTCAATTTCCCCGGGGACCTCCCCGAATCGCTGGAGCCCAGCGGCACCCAGTCGGTCCACTTCGATCCCTTCGCCGACGACGATGACGAGATCGACCCCGGGATCGACCCCGGGATCTCCGCGCTGATCGCTGACCTGGGCCAACTCCGCGACCAGCACGACGCGCAGGCCACCCATGCGACGGCGGTCGGCACGGTGGGCACGGTGGCGGGCGTCGGCCCGGCCACTGCACCGACTGCCGCCTCCAAACGGGACGACACCTCCGCCCGGGCCCGCCAACTCGCTCTGTCCACCTTCCGACAGCGCCGCGGAACCGAGCGCGGCGACCGCTCCATCGCCGACGGCATGGTCGAGCTGCCCTTCGTCGTCCCCACCCGGCCGGAGGACGCGCTGCAGGATCCCGCCGAAGCTACGGGGGTCCCCGCCCCGCAGCTGAAGCCCGGTGACATCGTGGCCAGCCAGTACGAGATACTGGGTGTCATCGCGCACGGCGGCATGGGATGGATCTACCTGGCCAACGACCATTTCGTCTCCGAACGCCTGGTCGTGCTCAAGGGGCTGCAGTCGGAGAAGTCCTCCGACGAGCAGGGGGCCGCCGTCGCCGAACGGGAGTTCCTCGCGGACATCACGCACCCCGGCATCGTGAAGATCTACAACTTCATCGACGACCCGCGGGTGCCCGGCGGGTTCATCGTCATGGAGTACGTGGGCGGGCCCTCGCTGCGCAGCCGCCGCAACGAGCAACCCGACCGTGCCCTGCCCATTGACCTGGCGATCGGCTACATCATCGAGATCCTGCCCGCCCTGGACTACCTCCACTCCCGCGGCGTCGTCTACAACGACCTCAAGCCCGACAACATCGTGGTCACCGAGGACCAGGTCAAACTCATCGACCTGGGAGCGGTGTCGGGCATCGGCGCCTACGGCTTCATCTACGGCACCAAGGGTTTCCAGGCCCCCGAAGTCGCCTCCCACGGCCCTTCCGTAGCCAGCGACATCTACACCATCGGCCGCACTCTTGCCTCCTTGACCATCCGGCTGCCGAAGGGCGACACCGGCGCCTACCTGCCCGGCCTGCCCACGCCCGGTGAGGAACCGTTGTTCCGCAAGCATCTGAGCTACTACCGGCTGCTGCGCCGCTGCACCGCCGAGGATCCCGCGCGGCGTTTCCGTGACGTCGACGAGCTGTCCACCCAGCTCCACGGCGTCCTGCGCGAGGTGATCGCCGTACGCTCCGGGCTGCAGTTCCCCGCCCAGCACTCGTTGTTCTCCCCGCAGCGAACCACATTCGGCACCAAGCACCTGGTTTTCCGCACCGACCAGCTCATCGACGGCATCGACCGCACTGTCCGCATCACCGCCCCCGAGGTCGTCTCCGCCCTACCCGCCCCGCTGATCGACCGCAGCGACGTCGGCGCCGCCATGCTCTCCGGTTCCTCCTACACCGAACCGCAGGAGGCGCTGGAGACCCTGCGCCAGGCGATGAAGACCAACGACTACGAGAATTCCGCGGAGATTCCGCTCGGCGTGGTCCGCGCGATGCTCGACCTCGGCTTCACCGGCCAGGCCCGCACCTGGCTCAGCTCGCTGGAGGGGCGTCTCGGACATGACTGGCGTTTCCAGTGGTACTCCGGCGTCACCGCCCTGCTTCTCGACGACTACGCCAACGCCCAGCAGCATTTCGCCGAGGTCCTCAGCCTCCTCCCCGGCGAGGCCGCCCCCAAACTGGCGCTGGCGGCCGTCGACGAGCTCATCCTCCAGCACCTGGGCCACCACCACGCCGCCCTGCTCCCGGAGAAGCTCGCCCGCTCCGCCTCGCTGCTGAGCACCAGTCTGGAGACCGTCGACGCAGACGTCTTCGCCGGCTTCAACCCCACGTGGACCCACATCACCCAGGACCCGGCCATCCTGCGTTTCAACACCATCGGCCTGTACGGGCTCGTGTGGGCGACCAACCCCACCACCGTGTCCTCCGCCTTCGGGCTGGCCCGTCAGCTGATGGCTGAAGGCCAGATCGAAATGGCGGTAGCCGCCCTCGACCGGGTCCCGCAGGCCTCCCGCCACCACCGCATGGCCCAGCTGACGACCATCCTCCAGCTCATCTCCGGAGGCCTCACCGAGTCGCGGATCCGGCGCGCCGCCCGCCGGCTCGAGGAGATCCCCACCAACGAACCGCGGTTCCTGCAGATCAAGATCGCCGTCATGTCCGCCGGCCTGAACTTTCTCCGAGACGCCGACGTCGAATCCGCGGCCTCCCCCAACGACCTCTTCGACTACCCCTTCACCCAGCGCGGCCTGCGCTACGGCCTCGCCTACACCCTGCGGCAGCAGGCGCGGCAGGCCCCGTTCGCCCGGCACCGGTACGCGCTGGTGGACCTGGCGAATCAGGTGCGGCCGGTGACGTGGTTCTGA
- a CDS encoding multidrug ABC transporter permease: MFLNTLAAEFTKLRTTASFWWTTLLFIVIGLGWAALTGTTTLEAEGGFPTLWASSVVAAVFLIGFPVLMIQSIMLVTTEYRYHLQSATYLATPRRWTVALAKLLLYAAFAAALTFLVVVAGFFLAKAMAPESAAAMFVPFEDAAAAEILWVYPAAAAMIVMISQGVALLLRQTAGSVALMLIWFMGLEQIFRVVPKVGQDIVGFLPFENLNAFVNDFALDGVPWDVKGSGAFFLLWAVVAWAAGVVVLQRRDA, encoded by the coding sequence ATGTTCCTCAACACGTTGGCGGCGGAGTTCACGAAGCTGCGGACCACTGCGTCCTTCTGGTGGACCACCCTCCTGTTCATCGTCATCGGGCTCGGCTGGGCGGCGCTCACCGGCACCACGACCCTGGAGGCGGAGGGCGGGTTCCCCACCCTGTGGGCCTCCTCAGTGGTGGCGGCCGTCTTCCTCATCGGATTCCCGGTGCTCATGATCCAGTCGATCATGCTGGTGACCACGGAATACCGCTACCACCTCCAGTCGGCGACCTACCTGGCCACGCCCCGGCGCTGGACCGTGGCACTGGCGAAGCTGCTGTTGTACGCGGCTTTCGCGGCGGCGTTGACGTTTCTCGTGGTGGTCGCCGGCTTTTTCCTGGCGAAGGCGATGGCACCGGAGTCGGCGGCGGCGATGTTCGTGCCTTTCGAAGATGCGGCGGCGGCGGAGATTCTGTGGGTCTACCCCGCGGCGGCGGCGATGATCGTCATGATCAGCCAGGGTGTGGCGCTCCTGCTGCGGCAGACGGCGGGCAGCGTGGCGCTCATGCTCATCTGGTTCATGGGGCTGGAGCAGATTTTCCGGGTGGTCCCGAAGGTGGGGCAGGACATCGTGGGGTTCCTGCCCTTCGAGAACCTTAACGCCTTCGTCAACGATTTTGCCCTGGACGGGGTGCCCTGGGATGTTAAGGGCTCCGGCGCGTTCTTCCTGCTCTGGGCTGTGGTGGCGTGGGCTGCGGGAGTGGTGGTGCTGCAGCGCCGGGACGCCTGA